CGACGTCCCGCTCCTCGGAGCCGGTGACGGTGGCGCCGGGAGCTGATCCCGCCCGCCACGCCCCCCGAGCATCCGCCACGCCCCCTGAGCGTCCGCCACGCTTCCTGAGCGTCCGCCACGCTTCCTGAGCGTCCGCCACGCTCCCTGAGGAGCTCGCGCAGCGAGCGTCTCGAAGGGGGCGAAGGGGCAAGGATTCAACATCGAAGGGAGGGTCCCACCACACGGTGGGGCCCTCCCTTCGTCATGCGCGGCGACGCCTCACGCCGACGGCGTCCACCTCGGGTCGCGCCCGATGAAGGCGAAGAAGCGCTCCTGCACGGTGGCGTCCTCAGGCACCGGCTGGGCCTGGCCGAACTGCCCGGACCCGCGGATCATCTCGCCCTGCGCGGACATCCCCTCGAGCGCGCCGGCGATGAAGCCCTCGTCGAGCTGGTCGTCCTGGCCCGTGGCCCGGGCGAGGTCCCAGGTGTGGAAGACGACGTCGCTGGCGAAGAACCGGTCGAGCATGGCCGGCAGCGGCAGCTCGCCGATGTGCTCGTGGGCGAAGGTGATCTCCTGGCTCGCCGGGTCCTCCAGGAGGGCCAGCACCTGGGCGTCGGTCTGCGCCCAGGCGCTGACGGGGTCCTCGTCGGCGGAGGGCACCGGCTCGAAGGTGACCGGGCTGCCCGACGAG
The genomic region above belongs to Janibacter limosus and contains:
- a CDS encoding TIGR03086 family metal-binding protein, which gives rise to MTSLTEMSVVDRYRSAASSFSDKVAGTHDWDAPTPVAEWRARDVVGHLTTWLPALVSSGSPVTFEPVPSADEDPVSAWAQTDAQVLALLEDPASQEITFAHEHIGELPLPAMLDRFFASDVVFHTWDLARATGQDDQLDEGFIAGALEGMSAQGEMIRGSGQFGQAQPVPEDATVQERFFAFIGRDPRWTPSA